One Rhodococcus sp. P1Y DNA window includes the following coding sequences:
- a CDS encoding phytanoyl-CoA dioxygenase family protein gives MALNDPSTNELLPERNREGGIDQDWAGNDQDWWDWYVTLAANDAAPAELVDGPGLPNIGAATDEQVERELAEPYDLDPAAVDAFARNAFVRLPAVFSPAVVRRLAERLDELLRAEHGDDVAGRFTALEQMWLHDELMRAVALSPRIGGLAAALLDVPGVRLYHDNALSKEPGCGRTPWHHDAEHFPLQTTDAVTAWMPMSAIPGRMGPLSFARGRDVLSEVADLKFDKVGTSYDEAVTQRFVARNVAVESEPFAVGDVSFHSALCFHTAGPNRTTQPRRALATTYFADGTRVVESPTLISGTWREFLPGIEPGGLANSELNPVVGRLD, from the coding sequence GTGGCTCTGAACGACCCTTCCACCAATGAGCTTCTCCCCGAACGTAATCGCGAGGGCGGAATCGACCAGGACTGGGCGGGAAACGATCAGGACTGGTGGGACTGGTACGTCACCCTGGCCGCCAACGACGCGGCGCCCGCAGAACTGGTAGACGGCCCTGGCCTGCCGAACATCGGGGCTGCCACGGACGAACAGGTCGAGCGTGAACTCGCCGAGCCCTACGATCTCGACCCTGCCGCTGTCGACGCATTCGCGCGGAACGCCTTCGTGCGGCTGCCCGCGGTGTTCTCTCCTGCCGTTGTACGACGCCTCGCCGAGCGGCTCGACGAGCTGCTGCGCGCCGAGCACGGAGACGACGTCGCCGGCCGGTTCACCGCGCTCGAGCAGATGTGGCTCCACGACGAACTGATGCGTGCCGTGGCGCTGTCACCCCGAATCGGCGGTCTGGCCGCGGCTCTTCTCGACGTGCCCGGTGTTCGGCTCTATCACGACAATGCGCTGTCCAAGGAGCCCGGCTGCGGACGTACGCCGTGGCACCACGACGCCGAGCACTTCCCGTTGCAGACCACCGACGCCGTCACCGCCTGGATGCCGATGTCGGCCATTCCGGGCCGGATGGGTCCACTGTCCTTCGCGCGCGGACGGGACGTGCTGAGCGAGGTCGCCGACCTGAAATTCGACAAGGTAGGAACCTCGTACGACGAGGCAGTCACCCAGCGCTTCGTCGCGCGCAATGTCGCGGTGGAGTCCGAGCCGTTCGCGGTGGGTGACGTGTCCTTCCACTCCGCGCTGTGCTTTCACACCGCAGGACCGAACCGGACGACACAGCCTCGGCGGGCACTGGCCACCACCTACTTCGCCGACGGGACCCGCGTCGTGGAGTCGCCGACTCTGATCAGCGGCACGTGGCGCGAGTTCCTCCCCGGCATCGAGCCCGGCGGGCTCGCAAACTCCGAGCTCAACCCGGTGGTCGGCCGCCTGGACTGA